A region of Streptomyces sp. NBC_01788 DNA encodes the following proteins:
- a CDS encoding cytochrome P450 has protein sequence METAVTPPPDRRFAVSLFSRLRTAKGQANPFPIYAELRSRGGVVAAPWGGHLVTRFDLCDQVLRSRDWLEPDARWREQQGDGTRWTAPSSREMSRTLPALNPPEHTWVRRSAGMFDRTSMEEIRGTVGRITGQLMDSLAVRLRDGEADFNALVSEELPVATIGHWLGLPSADFPRLRELTHDQVFTQELLPSASQLALSDAATAELRAYFLDLVRERRAHPGDDPVSRWIKLWDAMESDQDRADEAVYFLALFVLLAALETTSTLLSTMTLLVLEHPRQWDRLTIHPDLVPAAVEESLRYDPPTHVISRVSSRDTELGGVEVRKDEMVHLMVGAANRDPAKHKDAELFNMHRKPAHLAFSGGIHYCLGAPLARMEAQTLLHHVVRRFPRLTLVRQPTWAPRVAFRRPLNLDVALI, from the coding sequence GTGGAGACAGCGGTAACTCCGCCCCCCGACAGACGTTTTGCGGTCTCTCTCTTCTCTCGTCTTCGGACAGCGAAGGGCCAGGCCAACCCCTTTCCGATCTACGCGGAACTTCGGTCGAGGGGCGGAGTCGTCGCAGCGCCATGGGGAGGTCATCTCGTCACGCGCTTCGACCTGTGCGATCAGGTCCTGCGCAGCCGGGACTGGTTGGAACCGGACGCCCGCTGGCGAGAACAGCAGGGCGACGGCACCCGTTGGACTGCCCCCTCCTCCCGTGAGATGAGCAGGACGCTGCCCGCCCTCAATCCCCCCGAACACACCTGGGTGCGCCGGTCGGCCGGCATGTTCGACCGCACCTCCATGGAGGAGATACGCGGCACGGTCGGCCGCATCACGGGCCAGCTCATGGACTCCCTCGCCGTCCGGCTGCGCGACGGTGAGGCCGATTTCAACGCCCTGGTCAGCGAGGAGCTGCCGGTCGCCACGATCGGGCACTGGCTGGGCCTGCCGAGCGCCGACTTCCCCCGGCTGCGCGAGCTGACCCACGACCAGGTCTTCACGCAGGAGTTGCTGCCCTCGGCCAGTCAGCTGGCGCTGTCCGACGCGGCCACGGCCGAACTGCGTGCCTACTTCCTCGACCTGGTGCGCGAGCGGCGCGCCCACCCGGGCGACGACCCCGTATCGCGCTGGATCAAGCTCTGGGACGCCATGGAGAGCGACCAGGACAGGGCGGACGAGGCCGTCTACTTCCTGGCGCTCTTCGTGCTGCTGGCAGCCCTGGAGACGACGTCCACCCTGTTGTCGACCATGACCCTGCTGGTCCTCGAGCACCCCAGGCAGTGGGACCGGCTGACCATCCACCCCGACCTCGTGCCGGCCGCCGTGGAGGAGTCGTTGCGCTATGACCCGCCCACGCATGTGATCAGCCGTGTCTCCTCCAGGGACACCGAGCTGGGCGGTGTCGAGGTGCGCAAGGACGAGATGGTCCACCTCATGGTGGGGGCCGCCAACCGCGACCCCGCCAAGCACAAGGACGCCGAACTGTTCAACATGCACCGCAAACCGGCGCACCTGGCCTTCAGCGGCGGCATTCACTACTGCCTCGGCGCGCCCCTGGCCCGGATGGAGGCCCAGACCCTCCTGCACCACGTGGTCAGGCGCTTCCCGCGGCTCACGCTCGTGCGCCAACCGACGTGGGCGCCGCGCGTGGCGTTCCGGCGCCCGCTGAACCTGGATGTCGCTCTCATATGA
- a CDS encoding cytochrome P450: MQQRPGIQGPPPGCPAHANVPFYGPQFGSDPDSHYEYLRSLGPSAPVDVAPDVQVELVTSYDAALYILQNPASFVRDSRRWNALNQGRVPEDSPALPMMGYRPNALFSDGAAHARLRQAVTDSLASVNELQLVRQTQQSADYLISRFSTDRLGQAELMADYAQPLPLLVFSDLFGCPPEIGDRVIVGISGIFDGTPNADQVLGEALSELIALKRRRPGQDLTTRLMEHGAGLTDEEVLHQLVTLLSGGTAPLAAAIGTSSALILDEEWQAGLPIEDAVTRVLWNYAPIANYAAHYPTHDVELGGRTLRANDPVLISFAAANTDPRLAEHREQLSAKAHLAFGAGPHACPAKDPAFMIAVTAVESLLNRLPDVEVRVPFKDLSWVPAPWSRSLVALPVRFTPRVVAPTPAQAQTPQTAAPATPMATAAAPRPAATSAAKPKAGMFSRFLAWTRGE, from the coding sequence ATGCAGCAGCGTCCCGGCATACAGGGGCCGCCGCCCGGCTGCCCCGCCCACGCCAACGTCCCGTTCTACGGGCCTCAGTTCGGCTCCGATCCCGACAGCCACTACGAGTACCTGCGCTCCCTCGGTCCGAGCGCGCCGGTCGACGTCGCCCCGGACGTCCAGGTCGAGCTGGTCACCAGCTACGACGCCGCGCTGTACATCCTGCAGAACCCCGCCTCGTTCGTCCGGGACTCGCGGCGCTGGAACGCGCTGAACCAGGGGCGTGTCCCCGAGGACAGCCCGGCGCTGCCGATGATGGGGTACCGGCCCAACGCGCTGTTCAGTGACGGCGCGGCGCACGCCCGGCTGCGCCAGGCGGTCACGGACTCCCTGGCCAGCGTCAACGAGCTTCAACTGGTGCGGCAGACCCAGCAGTCGGCCGACTACCTGATCAGCCGGTTCAGCACCGACCGCCTCGGACAGGCCGAGTTGATGGCCGACTACGCCCAGCCGCTGCCGCTGCTGGTCTTCAGCGACCTGTTCGGCTGCCCGCCGGAGATCGGCGACCGTGTCATCGTCGGCATCAGCGGCATCTTCGACGGCACCCCCAACGCCGACCAGGTGCTGGGCGAGGCGCTCTCCGAGCTGATCGCCCTCAAGCGGCGCCGGCCCGGACAGGACCTGACCACGCGTCTGATGGAGCACGGCGCGGGGCTGACCGACGAGGAGGTGCTGCACCAGCTGGTGACCCTGCTGTCCGGTGGCACCGCTCCTCTGGCGGCGGCCATCGGCACGAGCAGCGCGCTGATCCTCGACGAGGAGTGGCAGGCCGGGCTGCCGATCGAGGACGCCGTCACCCGGGTCCTGTGGAACTACGCGCCGATCGCCAACTACGCGGCCCACTACCCGACGCACGACGTGGAGCTGGGCGGCAGAACGCTCAGGGCGAACGACCCGGTCCTCATCTCGTTCGCGGCGGCCAACACCGATCCCCGGCTGGCCGAACACCGTGAGCAGCTCAGCGCGAAGGCGCATCTGGCCTTCGGGGCGGGCCCGCACGCCTGCCCGGCCAAGGACCCGGCGTTCATGATCGCGGTCACGGCCGTCGAGTCCCTCCTCAACCGGCTGCCGGACGTCGAAGTTCGTGTACCGTTCAAGGACTTGAGCTGGGTTCCGGCCCCGTGGAGCCGTTCGCTGGTCGCCCTTCCTGTCCGGTTCACGCCCCGGGTCGTGGCGCCGACGCCCGCACAGGCGCAGACGCCGCAGACGGCCGCTCCGGCGACGCCGATGGCCACCGCCGCAGCGCCGCGGCCTGCGGCGACGTCCGCGGCCAAGCCCAAGGCGGGCATGTTCAGCCGCTTCCTGGCATGGACCCGAGGGGAGTGA
- a CDS encoding GTP-binding protein — protein MYLDSAVSTAVKILVVGHFGVGKTTCIGSISEIEPLRTEEEITEASVGFDDLSGTPDKTTTTVAMDFGRLTISDEVVLYLFGTPGQERFKEMWEELSRGALGALVLVDPERLSESFPVLDLVERFGLTYAIGVNHFEGTTDYPLTEVREALNLSAETPVVACDVRDQNSAAQALITLVHHLLSLIS, from the coding sequence GTGTACCTGGATTCAGCCGTCTCCACCGCGGTCAAGATCCTTGTGGTGGGCCACTTCGGAGTCGGGAAGACCACGTGCATCGGAAGTATCTCCGAGATCGAGCCTTTGCGGACCGAAGAGGAGATCACCGAAGCGAGTGTGGGATTTGACGACCTGTCGGGAACTCCGGACAAGACGACCACGACGGTCGCCATGGACTTCGGCCGACTGACCATCAGCGACGAGGTGGTGCTCTACCTCTTCGGAACGCCCGGTCAGGAACGCTTCAAGGAGATGTGGGAAGAGCTGTCCCGGGGTGCCCTCGGCGCCCTGGTCCTGGTCGACCCCGAGCGGCTCTCCGAGTCCTTCCCGGTCCTCGACCTGGTCGAACGCTTCGGCCTGACCTACGCCATCGGTGTCAACCACTTCGAAGGCACCACCGACTACCCGCTCACGGAGGTGCGCGAGGCCCTGAACCTGTCCGCGGAGACCCCCGTCGTCGCCTGTGACGTACGGGACCAGAACTCGGCGGCGCAGGCCCTCATCACCCTCGTGCACCACCTTCTGTCCCTCATCTCTTAG
- a CDS encoding DUF742 domain-containing protein: MSDEPDLELTSALVPLFVVTNGRSLPPDHAYERTTLVSAEDGVSAVGRMLSPEAGQVLEMVTDGFLSVAEVAAHTHLPLGIVRILLAELEDGGLIITRKPVPRAERVDREILSAVLDGLKARFGA, translated from the coding sequence GTGAGCGATGAGCCCGATCTCGAGCTGACCTCGGCCTTAGTGCCTCTGTTCGTGGTCACGAACGGGCGTTCCCTGCCCCCGGACCACGCCTACGAGCGCACCACCCTGGTGTCCGCGGAGGACGGCGTCTCCGCCGTCGGCCGCATGCTTTCCCCGGAGGCGGGCCAGGTTCTGGAGATGGTCACGGACGGTTTTCTGTCCGTCGCGGAAGTGGCCGCCCATACTCACCTGCCGCTGGGGATCGTCCGGATTCTTCTGGCGGAGTTGGAGGACGGCGGCCTCATCATCACGAGGAAGCCCGTCCCCCGTGCCGAACGTGTCGATCGGGAAATCCTCAGCGCGGTACTCGATGGCCTCAAAGCCCGATTCGGAGCGTGA
- a CDS encoding roadblock/LC7 domain-containing protein — protein MTNDLSWMLEDIVSNVPKARHAVLLSADGLPRGATDGMSEKDVRTISAAMAGMQALSRATSHFAGPGEDRQWNQTIIEFSHGWIFLIGAGQGAYLAAAAAPDVDMQQISFRMHRLVARLGNNLTSPPRVNAEAAAERSGRAGSQMGDRRGTGVLIADLDEAVNQVRGARHAVLLGADGLPRGATTGMSQDLADTISAAMTGIHAYSRATSQFAGVHEHAKWRQTVIEFQHGWIFLISAGQGAFLAAAADHEADIEEFTTRLHQVVPRLSEHLSPQGAVSSK, from the coding sequence ATGACCAACGACCTGTCGTGGATGCTCGAGGACATCGTGAGCAACGTGCCGAAGGCGCGGCACGCTGTTCTGCTGTCCGCAGACGGTCTTCCCCGCGGCGCTACCGACGGGATGTCGGAGAAGGACGTGCGCACCATATCCGCCGCCATGGCGGGGATGCAGGCACTGAGCCGGGCGACCTCCCACTTCGCCGGTCCGGGCGAGGACAGGCAGTGGAACCAGACGATCATCGAGTTCTCCCACGGCTGGATCTTCCTGATCGGGGCGGGGCAGGGTGCCTACCTCGCCGCGGCCGCGGCGCCCGACGTCGACATGCAGCAGATCTCCTTCCGCATGCACCGGCTCGTCGCCAGGCTCGGCAACAACCTCACCTCGCCTCCCCGGGTCAACGCGGAGGCCGCGGCGGAGCGTTCCGGCCGTGCCGGGAGCCAGATGGGCGACAGGCGGGGAACCGGCGTTCTGATCGCCGACCTGGACGAGGCGGTCAACCAGGTGCGGGGCGCCCGTCACGCGGTGCTGCTGGGCGCCGACGGCCTGCCCCGCGGTGCCACCACGGGCATGAGCCAGGACCTGGCGGACACGATCTCGGCGGCCATGACCGGCATCCACGCCTACAGCCGCGCCACCTCGCAGTTCGCCGGGGTGCACGAGCACGCCAAGTGGCGGCAGACGGTGATCGAGTTCCAGCACGGCTGGATCTTCCTGATCTCGGCCGGTCAGGGCGCCTTCCTGGCCGCGGCGGCCGACCACGAGGCCGACATCGAGGAGTTCACGACCCGGCTGCACCAGGTGGTGCCCCGGCTGAGCGAGCATCTGTCACCACAAGGGGCGGTGAGCAGCAAGTGA
- a CDS encoding ATP-binding protein, whose product MNRDALVWCLVAAVVLAVAAVLVLYRRNNAITTKKSQAEAAYTQKLSEAEGQLATVWQELQRHKAEHDQTIREAEEGAEESTKAVLKGSARFLQSLAAEQLTLLEDITRKYGGHAVLGDLLEVNHANAQMARKAQGIAVMCGAPLGRRSKPASVYDVVRSAQGQIRNFRRVEIMQQSGFALKASAVSPVALAVAELLDNAASFSQQGSPIEVTFQRVQKNLCIVIDDAGVGMNDEDRQKASTLLSGEFRPRLSHLGNQPKFGFPVIGLLAQQYGFRVDVTGISRYGGVRAVVLLPEELWTEEEIAPAEVSQVSPIRSATGRSEAGTRTAHGLPKRGARQVPIASVPDAAPDRVPADDDSARPVAPADEAGRSGRSLGAFQRGTLSGRNLSAAPIEGSDNA is encoded by the coding sequence ATGAATCGAGACGCACTTGTTTGGTGCCTGGTTGCCGCGGTGGTGCTCGCCGTCGCCGCGGTCCTGGTGCTCTATCGTCGAAATAATGCCATCACGACGAAAAAGAGCCAGGCCGAGGCCGCCTACACGCAGAAACTGAGCGAGGCCGAGGGGCAACTTGCCACGGTGTGGCAGGAATTGCAGCGTCACAAGGCCGAGCACGACCAGACCATCCGCGAGGCCGAAGAAGGAGCCGAGGAAAGCACCAAGGCCGTTCTCAAGGGCTCCGCACGTTTTCTCCAGAGCCTTGCGGCCGAGCAGTTGACACTTCTTGAGGACATTACGCGGAAGTACGGCGGTCACGCCGTGCTCGGTGATCTGCTGGAGGTGAACCACGCCAACGCGCAAATGGCGCGGAAGGCTCAGGGCATTGCGGTGATGTGCGGTGCGCCGCTGGGTCGCCGCAGTAAGCCGGCGAGCGTTTATGACGTGGTGCGCAGCGCGCAGGGACAAATTCGCAACTTCCGCCGTGTCGAAATCATGCAGCAGAGCGGTTTCGCGTTGAAGGCGTCCGCGGTCTCGCCGGTCGCTCTCGCCGTCGCGGAACTCCTCGACAACGCGGCCAGCTTCTCCCAGCAGGGTTCGCCGATCGAGGTGACCTTCCAGCGGGTGCAGAAGAACCTGTGCATCGTCATCGACGACGCCGGTGTCGGCATGAACGACGAGGACCGGCAGAAGGCGTCCACCCTGCTGTCCGGCGAGTTCCGCCCCCGGCTGTCCCACCTGGGCAACCAGCCGAAGTTCGGTTTCCCCGTCATCGGCCTGCTCGCCCAGCAGTACGGGTTCCGGGTGGACGTCACCGGCATCTCCCGCTACGGCGGCGTCCGCGCGGTCGTCCTGCTGCCCGAGGAGTTGTGGACCGAGGAGGAGATCGCGCCCGCCGAGGTCTCCCAGGTCAGCCCGATCCGCAGTGCGACGGGCCGGTCCGAGGCCGGGACGCGCACCGCGCACGGTCTGCCCAAGCGCGGAGCGCGCCAGGTGCCCATAGCCAGTGTTCCCGACGCCGCTCCCGACCGTGTTCCCGCCGACGACGACTCGGCGCGGCCCGTCGCGCCGGCGGACGAAGCCGGCCGCTCCGGCCGAAGCCTGGGAGCTTTCCAGCGCGGCACACTCTCGGGCCGGAACCTCTCCGCGGCTCCGATCGAAGGGTCCGATAACGCATGA
- a CDS encoding DUF2264 domain-containing protein: MSIPLGLPAEDRASSPYTGYTRAHWEAVADGLTTAAWRWSTPGDALLDLPGRPSRSGTRSDGLEGYARTFLATAFRVAGAGGDDPHGLLERYARGLAAGTLTPGRDDTESWPVILGHHVQGQPMVESASVALGLRLTAPWLWKHLDDGVRDRAEAWLRGALRHTPAPNNWYLFPFTVAGFLESVGRGDAETARARERALELLEGWYAGDGWYSDGDGRAFDHYNGWALHLYPVLDARLGGDRALLARYGDRLRAHLESFSLMFGGDGAPVHYGRSLTYRFAASAAVGLGAVTGHTPLAPGTSRRLVSGSLRYFLDRGALTDDGLLSLGWHGPHAATLQAYSGPSSPYWASKAFVSLLAPASHPLWTAVEWPAPVEEADRMLALPAAGLLLQATRADGIVRLHNHGSDHVRPHVGEAEAGDDPHYARQAYSTRTGPTAPGNVADNHLSVEVDGRPSTRRRIHPLGAGHGDGWGWAASWHLPVFVTGPPMVPGLRVESVTVAYGRHELRVHRVVGAPGNSRVTQTGWATGPEQDVVSALFGLHGWDPSPGTVRAPRGTAWTRWAEVPRLTGPAKGTCVHVALAALTAELDPVPLAEAVSRCVADERGVEVIWADGARTRVAFDPPAVSHEGNR, translated from the coding sequence ATGAGCATTCCTCTCGGACTCCCCGCCGAGGACCGCGCGTCGAGCCCGTACACCGGTTACACCCGGGCCCACTGGGAAGCGGTGGCGGACGGTCTGACGACGGCGGCGTGGCGGTGGAGCACGCCCGGCGACGCCCTGCTCGACCTGCCGGGGCGGCCCTCCCGTTCGGGAACGCGGTCCGACGGCCTGGAGGGGTATGCCCGTACCTTTCTCGCCACCGCCTTCCGTGTGGCCGGTGCCGGCGGGGACGACCCGCACGGCCTGCTGGAGCGCTACGCGCGCGGCCTCGCCGCGGGCACCCTTACGCCCGGCCGTGACGACACGGAATCCTGGCCGGTGATCCTCGGCCACCATGTGCAGGGCCAGCCGATGGTCGAGTCGGCGTCGGTCGCGCTCGGCCTGCGGCTGACCGCGCCCTGGCTGTGGAAGCACCTCGACGACGGCGTACGGGACCGGGCCGAGGCCTGGCTGCGCGGGGCGCTGCGGCACACGCCCGCGCCGAACAACTGGTACCTGTTCCCGTTCACCGTCGCGGGGTTCCTCGAGTCGGTGGGGCGCGGCGACGCGGAGACCGCCCGGGCCCGGGAGCGCGCGCTGGAGCTGCTGGAGGGCTGGTACGCGGGCGACGGCTGGTACTCCGACGGCGACGGCCGTGCCTTCGACCACTACAACGGCTGGGCGCTGCACCTGTATCCGGTGCTCGACGCCCGCCTCGGCGGCGACCGCGCGCTCCTCGCCCGCTACGGCGACCGGCTGCGCGCGCATCTGGAGAGCTTCTCCCTGATGTTCGGCGGGGACGGCGCTCCGGTGCACTACGGGCGCTCGCTCACGTACCGGTTCGCCGCTTCGGCGGCGGTCGGGCTCGGCGCCGTGACCGGTCACACGCCGCTGGCTCCGGGCACCTCGCGCCGGCTCGTGAGCGGCAGCCTGCGGTACTTCCTGGACCGGGGCGCGTTGACCGATGACGGTCTGCTGAGCCTGGGCTGGCACGGTCCGCACGCCGCCACGCTGCAGGCGTATTCGGGGCCGTCCTCACCGTACTGGGCGTCGAAGGCGTTCGTGTCGCTCCTCGCGCCGGCCTCCCATCCGCTGTGGACGGCGGTGGAGTGGCCCGCACCGGTGGAGGAGGCCGACCGGATGCTCGCCCTGCCGGCCGCCGGGCTGCTGCTGCAGGCGACCCGCGCCGACGGGATCGTACGGCTGCACAACCACGGCAGCGACCACGTCCGTCCGCACGTGGGCGAGGCGGAGGCCGGCGACGACCCGCACTACGCGCGTCAGGCGTACTCGACCCGGACCGGTCCGACGGCGCCCGGGAACGTCGCGGACAACCACCTCTCGGTGGAGGTGGACGGCCGGCCCAGTACCCGTCGCCGGATCCACCCGCTGGGTGCCGGCCACGGCGACGGCTGGGGCTGGGCGGCGTCCTGGCACCTGCCGGTCTTCGTCACCGGGCCCCCGATGGTGCCGGGCCTGCGGGTGGAGAGCGTCACGGTGGCGTACGGACGTCATGAGCTCCGGGTGCACCGGGTGGTCGGAGCCCCGGGCAATTCCCGCGTCACGCAGACGGGTTGGGCCACCGGGCCGGAGCAGGACGTGGTGTCGGCGCTGTTCGGGCTGCACGGCTGGGACCCCTCCCCCGGCACGGTCCGCGCTCCCCGGGGCACCGCCTGGACCCGGTGGGCCGAGGTGCCGCGCCTCACGGGACCGGCCAAGGGCACCTGTGTGCACGTCGCGCTCGCCGCGCTGACCGCCGAGCTCGATCCCGTGCCCCTGGCGGAGGCGGTGTCCCGGTGCGTGGCCGACGAGAGGGGCGTCGAAGTGATCTGGGCCGACGGTGCCCGCACCCGGGTCGCCTTCGATCCGCCGGCCGTGTCGCACGAGGGGAACCGTTGA
- a CDS encoding hydroxyacid dehydrogenase, translating to MTGDGPGPGFRPRAALAMSPDAAAAVLDAAALDALRAICDLAPLPVLDDLTTARARSVLADVDLLVTGWGCPPLDAAALAAAPRLRAVVHTAGSVRGHVTEACWERGVEVSSAAAANAVPVAEYTLGMILLTGKHVRERAHEYRDRRTRGNWLRTPVRVGNYGRTVGIVSASLVGRRVIELLRPHDFEVLLYDPYVDADQAAGLGVEAVGLAELFGRCDTVSVHTPLLPETRGLIGRALLGSMPDGAVLINTARGAVVDQAALTEAVLAGRIRAVLDVTEPEVLPADHPLWDCEHALLTPHLAGSEGNEWRRLAELALAETARWASGAGFHHPVRRERLAFLA from the coding sequence ATGACCGGCGACGGACCGGGCCCCGGCTTCCGGCCTCGGGCCGCGCTGGCGATGTCGCCGGACGCCGCCGCGGCGGTCCTCGACGCCGCGGCGCTCGACGCGCTCCGCGCGATCTGCGACCTCGCGCCCCTGCCCGTGCTCGACGACCTCACCACCGCGCGGGCCCGCTCCGTGCTCGCCGACGTGGACCTGCTGGTCACCGGCTGGGGCTGCCCGCCCCTGGACGCGGCCGCGCTGGCCGCGGCGCCCCGGCTGCGGGCCGTCGTGCACACGGCGGGCAGCGTACGCGGCCACGTCACCGAGGCCTGCTGGGAGCGGGGCGTCGAGGTGTCCTCCGCCGCGGCCGCCAACGCCGTCCCGGTGGCCGAGTACACGCTCGGCATGATCCTGCTCACCGGGAAGCACGTACGGGAACGCGCCCACGAGTACCGTGACCGCCGCACCCGCGGGAACTGGCTGCGCACCCCGGTCCGCGTCGGCAACTACGGCCGCACCGTGGGCATCGTGTCGGCCTCGCTCGTCGGCCGCCGAGTCATCGAGCTGCTGCGCCCGCACGACTTCGAGGTGCTGCTGTACGACCCGTACGTCGACGCGGACCAGGCAGCCGGACTCGGCGTGGAGGCGGTGGGGTTGGCGGAGCTGTTCGGTCGCTGCGACACCGTCAGCGTGCACACCCCGCTGCTGCCCGAGACCCGCGGTCTGATCGGCCGGGCCCTGCTCGGCTCCATGCCGGACGGCGCCGTACTGATCAACACCGCGCGCGGCGCCGTCGTCGACCAGGCGGCGCTCACCGAGGCCGTCCTCGCCGGCCGCATCCGCGCCGTCCTCGATGTCACCGAGCCCGAAGTCCTGCCCGCCGACCACCCGTTGTGGGACTGCGAGCACGCGCTCCTGACCCCGCACCTCGCCGGATCCGAGGGCAACGAGTGGCGGCGCCTGGCCGAACTGGCCCTCGCCGAGACCGCCCGCTGGGCCTCGGGCGCCGGCTTCCACCATCCCGTACGACGCGAAAGGCTGGCCTTCCTCGCATGA
- a CDS encoding glutamate-cysteine ligase family protein, which produces MGRDVPALVFTREDRRRYRIKMQKCLDAFAQMLRESRFESERPQVGLEIELNLGDDGAEPAMRNSDVLEAIADPAWSTELGRFNLEINIPPRRLTEGGPDAWESEIRAALNHAEDRAGSVGAHLIMVGILPTLRQEDVGEAALSENPRYRLLNDQVFAARGEDLHIEVDGVDRLRTYADTITPEAACTSTQFHLQVSPDEFAGYWNAAQAIAGVQVALAANSPFLFGKELWHETRIPLFEQATDTRPEEIKVQGVRPRVWFGERWINSVFDLFEENLRYFPALLPLCDEQDPAETLDRGDVPELGELTLHNGTIYRWNRPVYAISHDKPHVRVENRVLPAGPTVADTLANGAFYYGLTRALVEEDRPVWSRMSFSAAEENLHTAARHGMEARLYWPGMGEVPVPELVLRRLLPLAHQGLEQSGMDDAWREPLLGIIEQRCVTGRNGAIWQKEMFHHIDATTHCGRHEALRRMTQQYVDYMHLNAPGHTWPVE; this is translated from the coding sequence ATGGGACGTGACGTCCCGGCGCTGGTCTTCACCCGCGAGGACCGCCGCCGGTACCGGATCAAGATGCAGAAGTGTCTCGACGCGTTCGCGCAGATGCTGCGCGAGTCCCGGTTCGAGTCCGAGCGGCCCCAGGTGGGGCTGGAGATCGAGCTGAACCTGGGCGACGACGGGGCCGAACCCGCGATGCGCAACAGCGACGTGCTGGAGGCCATCGCCGACCCCGCATGGTCGACCGAGCTGGGCCGGTTCAACCTGGAGATCAACATCCCGCCGAGGCGGCTGACCGAGGGCGGACCCGACGCCTGGGAGTCCGAGATCCGCGCCGCGCTGAACCACGCGGAGGACCGCGCCGGTTCCGTCGGCGCGCATCTGATCATGGTCGGCATCCTGCCCACGCTGCGGCAGGAGGACGTGGGCGAGGCGGCGCTGTCGGAGAATCCCCGCTACCGGCTGCTCAACGACCAGGTCTTCGCGGCCCGGGGCGAGGATCTGCACATCGAGGTGGACGGCGTGGACCGGCTGCGGACCTACGCGGACACGATCACTCCCGAGGCCGCGTGCACCAGTACCCAGTTCCATCTCCAGGTCTCCCCCGACGAGTTCGCCGGCTACTGGAACGCGGCGCAGGCGATCGCCGGCGTCCAGGTCGCGCTGGCGGCCAACTCGCCGTTCCTGTTCGGCAAGGAACTGTGGCACGAGACCCGTATCCCGCTGTTCGAGCAGGCCACCGACACCCGCCCGGAAGAGATCAAGGTGCAGGGGGTACGGCCCCGGGTGTGGTTCGGCGAGCGGTGGATCAACAGCGTCTTCGACCTCTTCGAGGAGAACCTGCGCTACTTCCCGGCGCTGCTGCCGCTGTGCGACGAGCAGGACCCCGCGGAGACCCTGGACCGGGGCGACGTCCCGGAGCTGGGCGAACTCACCCTGCACAACGGCACGATCTACCGCTGGAACCGCCCCGTCTACGCCATCTCCCACGACAAGCCGCACGTGCGGGTGGAGAACCGGGTACTGCCCGCCGGGCCGACCGTCGCCGACACGCTCGCCAACGGCGCCTTCTACTACGGGCTCACGCGCGCCCTGGTGGAGGAGGACCGCCCGGTGTGGTCGCGGATGTCCTTCTCGGCCGCCGAGGAGAACCTGCACACCGCGGCGCGGCACGGCATGGAGGCACGGCTGTACTGGCCCGGCATGGGCGAGGTGCCGGTGCCCGAACTCGTGCTGCGGCGGCTGCTCCCGCTGGCCCACCAGGGATTGGAGCAGTCGGGCATGGACGACGCCTGGCGCGAGCCGCTGCTCGGCATCATCGAGCAGCGGTGCGTCACCGGACGCAACGGCGCGATCTGGCAGAAGGAGATGTTCCACCACATCGACGCCACCACCCACTGCGGCCGGCACGAGGCCCTGCGGCGCATGACGCAGCAGTACGTCGACTACATGCATCTCAACGCCCCTGGACACACATGGCCGGTCGAATGA